A single region of the Penaeus vannamei isolate JL-2024 chromosome 23, ASM4276789v1, whole genome shotgun sequence genome encodes:
- the LOC138865904 gene encoding titin-like isoform X2, giving the protein MSVTIKETYASSEYYEAINQETHTSGERDLFPSVQSCTIGFFAFVLLLIIFSGLLGSSLLPVVVLIIVIIRIISVLAKVSAPESAMIFREEPESSKPLLGWKELAKGGLELLERDVPPLLEKIPLEKAEPEQYQGQPGLGPEQYQGKPGLGPEQYQGKPGYRPEQFQDQPGYGPDFQDEDFQDQSGFQDEDFHDQPRQRRRQAAEVLIQEVPALLAVQPEQVQEEAPVHGERQNQDWRIRFCAFVFLLIIFSELYSNGLLPVVFLIVIIIGIMGIISVLTLLAPQPAIKMASRDDEEPKSSKPKPERGWKDLLKRGLYPSARTIFPSLSLSLSLSLALSLALSFSLSLFQDQSGLGPDFQDEDSHDKSRQRRWQAAEVLIQEVPEVPEQVQEEASVNGERHLAPTAQNQDCTIGFCAFVLLLIIFSELYSSGLLPVVVLIVMIIGITSVLAKLSAHQPAMKMASRAELYSSVVVLIVIIGIISVLAKLLAPQPAMKMASRAEEPESSKPLLGWKELAKGGLELLERDVPPLLEKIPLEKAEPGSGPEQYQGQPGLGPEQYQGKPGLGPEQYQGKPGLGPEQYQGKPGLGPEQYQGKPGLGPEQYQGKPGLGPEQYQGKPGLGPEQYQGKPGLGPEQYQGKPGLGPEQYQGKPGLGPEQYQAAEDKSRQRRRQAAEDKSRQRRRQAAEVLIQEVPALPAVEPELVYAPEPVIEPEQVQEVPVYAPEQPVIEPEQVQEVPVYAPEQPVVGPEQVQEVPVYAPEQPAVEPEQVQEAPVYAPEPAVEPEQVQEAPVYAPEQPAVEPEQVQEVPVYAPEQVQEVPVYAPEQPAVEPEQVYAPEQPAVEPEQVQEEVPVYAPEQPAVELEQVQEEVPVYAPEQPAVEPEQVQEEVPVYAPEQPAVEPEQVQEEVPVYAPEQPAVEPEQVQEEVPVYAPEQPAVEPEQVQEEVPVYAPEQPAVEPEQVQEEVPVYAPEQPAVEPEQVQEEVPVYAPEQPAVEPEQVQEEVPVYAPEQPAVEPEQVQEEVPVYAPEQPAVEPEQVQEEVPVYAPEQPAVEPEQVQEEVPVYAPEQLAVEPEQVQEEVPVYAPEQPAVEPEQVQEEVPVYAPEQPAVEPEQVQEEVPVYAPQPAVEPEQVQEEVPVYAPEQPAVEPEQVQEEVPVYAPEQPEQGWKELAKGGLELLERDVPPLLEKIPLEKAEPEQYQGQPEQPAVEPGQVQQVPVYAPEQPAVEPEQVQQVPVYAPEQPAVEPEQVQEVPVYAPEQPAVEPEQVQEVPVYVPEQPAVEPEQVQEYAPALPAVEP; this is encoded by the exons ATGTCCGTAACTATTAAAGAAACGTACGCAAGTAGCGAATACTACGAGGCAATTAATCAAGAGACCCACACGAGTGGCGAACGCGACCTTTTCCCTTCTGTGCAATCCTGCACAATCGGATTTTTTGCATTTGTGCTCCTGTTGATAATTTTTTCAGGGCTACTCGGCAGTAGCTTGCTGCCTGTAGTTGTCctgattattgtgatcatcagGATTATTTCAGTTCTTGCCAAAGTGTCGGCACCTGAGTCAGCGATGATTTTCCGTGAAGAACCGGAATCTTCCAAGCCCCTACTGGGTTGGAAGGAACTGGCAAAGGGAGGCCTTGAACTGCTTGAGCGGGACGTACCACCTCTCCTGGAGAAAATTCCTCTTGAGAAGGCTGAACCTGAACAGTATCAGGGTCAACCAGGTTTGGGACCTGAACAGTATCAGGGTAAACCAGGTTTGGGACCTGAACAGTATCAGGGTAAACCAGGATACAGACCTGAACAGTTCCAGGACCAACCAGGATACGGACCTGATTTCCAGGATGAAGATTTTCAGGACCAATCAG GTTTCCAGGATGAAGATTTCCACGATCAACCAAGACAGCGAAGACGGCAGGCAGCAGAAGTTCTGATACAAGAAGTACCAGCACTGCTAGCGGTtcaacctgaacaggttcaagaagaggccCCTGTGCATGGCGAACGCCAAAACCAGGATTGGAGAATCAgattttgtgcgtttgtgttccTGTTGATAATTTTTTCAGAGCTATACAGCAATGGCTTGCTTCCTGTAGTTTTcctgattgtgattatcatcggGATCATGGGGATCATTTCAGTTCTTACCTTATTGGCACCTCAGCCAGCGATAAAAATGGCTTCCCGTGATGATGAAGAACCAAAATCTTCCAAGCCCAAGCCTGAACGGGGTTGGAAGGACCTGTTAAAGAGAGGCCTTTACCCTTCTGCACGCAccatttttccatctctctctctctctctctctctctccctcgctctctccctcgctctctctttctctctctctctcttccaggacCAATCAGGATTAGGACCTGATTTCCAGGATGAAGATTCCCACGATAAATCAAGACAGCGAAGATGGCAGGCAGCAGAAGTTCTGATACAAGAAGTACCAGAAgtacctgaacaggttcaagaagaggccTCTGTGAATGGCGAACGCCACCTTGCCCCAACTGCACAAAACCAGGATTGCACAATCGGATTTTGTGCGTTTGTGCTCCTGTTGATAATTTTTTCTGAGCTATACAGCAGTGGCTTGCTTCCTGTAGTTGTCCTGATTGTGATGATCATCGGGATCACTTCAGTTCTTGCCAAATTGTCGGCACATCAGCCAGCGATGAAAATGGCTTCCCGTGCTGAGCTATACAGCAGTGTAGTTGTCCTGATTGTGATCATCGGGATCATTTCAGTTCTTGCCAAATTGTTGGCACCTCAGCCAGCGATGAAAATGGCTTCCCGTGCTGAAGAACCGGAATCTTCCAAGCCCCTACTGGGTTGGAAGGAACTGGCAAAGGGAGGCCTTGAACTGCTTGAGCGGGACGTACCACCTCTCCTGGAGAAAATTCCTCTTGAGAAGGCTGAACCAGGTTCTGGACCTGAACAGTATCAGGGTCAACCAGGTTTGGGACCTGAACAGTATCAGGGTAAACCAGGTTTGGGACCTGAACAGTATCAGGGTAAACCAGGTTTGGGACCTGAACAGTATCAGGGTAAACCAGGTTTGGGACCTGAACAGTATCAGGGTAAACCAGGTTTGGGACCTGAACAGTATCAGGGTAAACCAGGTTTGGGACCTGAACAGTATCAGGGTAAACCAGGTTTGGGACCTGAACAGTATCAGGGTAAACCAGGTTTGGGACCTGAACAGTATCAGGGTAAACCAGGTTTGGGACCTGAACAGTATCAGGGTAAACCAGGTTTGGGACCTGAACAGTATCAGGCGGCAGAAGATAAATCAAGACAGCGGAGACGGCAGGCGGCAGAAGATAAATCAAGACAGCGAAGACGGCAGGCGGCAGAAGTTCTGATACAAGAAGTACCAGCACTGCCAGCCGTTGAACCTGAACTGGTGTATGCACCTGAACCAGTCattgaacctgaacaggttcaagaggtacccgtgtatgcacctgaacaaccagtcattgaacctgaacaggttcaagaggtacccgtgtatgcacctgaacaaccagtCGTTggacctgaacaggttcaagaggtacccgtgtatgcacctgaacaaccggcCGTTGAACCTGAACAAGTTCAAGAGGcacccgtgtatgcacctgaaccagccgttgaacctgaacaggttcaagaggcccccgtgtatgcacctgaacaaccggccgttgaacctgaacaggttcaagaggtacccgtgtatgcacctgaacaggttcaagaggtacccgtgtatgcacctgaacaaccggccgttgaacctgaacaggtgtatgcacctgaacaaccggccgttgaacctgaacaggttcaagaagaggtacccgtgtatgcacctgaacaaccggccgttgaacttgaacaggttcaagaagaggtacccgtgtatgcacctgaacaaccggccgttgaacctgaacaggttcaagaagaggtacccgtgtatgcacctgaacaaccggccgttgaacctgaacaggttcaagaagaggtacccgtgtatgcacctgaacaaccggccgttgaacctgaacaggttcaagaagaggtacccgtgtatgcacctgaacaaccggccgttgaacctgaacaggttcaagaagaggtacccgtgtatgcacctgaacaaccggccgttgaacctgaacaggttcaagaagaggtacccgtgtatgcacctgaacaaccggccgttgaacctgaacaggttcaagaagaggtacccgtgtatgcacctgaacaaccggccgttgaacctgaacaggttcaagaagaggtacccgtgtatgcacctgaacaaccggccgttgaacctgaacaggttcaagaagaggtacccgtgtatgcacctgaacaaccggccgttgaacctgaacaggttcaagaagaggtacccgtgtatgcacctgaacaaccggccgttgaacctgaacaggttcaagaagaggtacccgtgtatgcacctgaacaactggccgttgaacctgaacaggttcaagaagaggtacccgtgtatgcacctgaacaaccggccgttgaacctgaacaggttcaagaagaggtacccgtgtatgcacctgaacaaccggccgttgaacctgaacaggttcaagaagaggtacccgtgtatgcacctcaaccggccgttgaacctgaacaggttcaagaagaggtacccgtgtatgcacctgaacaaccggccgttgaacctgaacaggttcaagaagaggtacccgtgtatgcacctgaacaacctgAACAGGGTTGGAAGGAACTGGCAAAGGGAGGCCTTGAACTGCTTGAGCGGGACGTACCACCTCTCCTGGAGAAAATTCCTCTTGAGAAGGCTGAACCTGAACAGTATCAGGGTCAACCTGAACAACCAGCCGTTGAACCTGGACAGGTTCAACAGGTGCcagtgtatgcacctgaacaaccagccgttgaacctgaacaggttcaacaggtgcccgtgtatgcacctgaacaaccagccgttgaacctgaacaggttcaagaggtgccagtgtatgcacctgaacaaccagccgttgaacctgaacaggttcaagaggtACCCGTGTATGTACCTGAACAACCAGccgttgaacctgaacaggttcaagaataTGCACCAGCACTGCCAGCGGTTGAACCTTGA